CCTTTTCCCGTTGAATTGCGACCTGACTGCCCATAATATCATAACCAACAGCTTCCAGCACCCGGCCCAGGTATCCCAAATGGCTGCATATCCTGGAAAGCTCACATATAATCATCCTTATGGCTTTTACCCGGTTGCCTACTTTTATTTCCAGTATTTTTTCCAAACCCTGGCACAGGCAGAGCTCAGGAAATATTCCAGCATCATAATCCAAGACGCCTATGCGGGCGATTACCGATAAAAGATTCCGGTCTTCCAGCAACCCTTTCTGGGATATATGGGCAATTGATGAATCTATATAGGCTTTGCTGACCCGGTCTTCGTCCAGTTTTAAATGAATATCAAAACTGTCCATGCCGGCTGCCGGCTGGCTGTACAGGCTAAAGTTTACCTGACTGGCATCCAGGGGTTTGTGCCGCCGGAAAAATGCTGCTTCCGGAAAATGACCGGTTAAAATTTCTATAAAATCAAAATAACAATTACGGTAACCGCTATCACCCAAAGGGCTTTTTATCAACAGGTTAAAATTGTTTTCATAGGAATACAGCACTATCAGGGCATAGGGCTTGTTGCTTTTCCAGAATAATTTGATGTCTTTGAAGCTATCAATAGAAAATTCCGGCTTGTCTTTTAATACGGTAAGGAAATGATTTAGTTCTGCAAAATCAATTTCACATAACAGGTCTTTGCCCATTTTTTGTATGCTCGGGGTCCGGGGAGCCAGGCTGGAGGCCAGCGCTTGCTCCAATCGGTCCAAATACACAAAATGGGGTGAACCAAATTCTTTTTCATATATGCTGTCTATCATTGCTCCTGCCTGTCTAATAACCTTAACAGGGCATAAATAAATGCTTCCGGGCGGGGAGGACATCCCGGTACATAAATATCAATTGGAATTTCATCGGCCCATGAGTGCGGTTGATGCTGGTTACTTTCCAATATATTGCCGTCAATAGCACAGGTGCCCACCAAAGCTACCCATTTAGGGGAAGCCATCCTTTTATAATAATCTAAAATCCTGGCCTGCATTTGGGGATTGATAAAGCCTTGTATCACCAACAGGTCTGCATCTTCCGGATAAGCCACAAAAGTAGCCCCGAATCTCTCCACATCATATAAAGGACCCTTGGCAGCATAAATTTCATGCTTGCAGCAGCCGAAACCGGCTACCAGTATATTCAGGTTTTTCTTTACGGCTGTTTTCATTTTATTTATCACCGCTAAATATTCTGGATTTTACTACATACACTGCCATCATCACCAAAAGGATTATAAATCCCCCCAGCATGTAGACCGGGCCGCCTAGCTGGAGCGCAGCCATGGCCAAGGCAATATTAGTTACCAGCAGTGCTAACAGCAGCAGGCTTAGAAAAATTAGCCCCAAAGCCATGAGGTTCTTATGGAGCAGATGGCTGAATTTAAACCAGGATGAAGTGTCCAGCAGCTTATCTTTAGAACGTTTGGATAATAGCACCAGTACCAATAGAAGCAGCAGGCCTACTCCTAAAAAAATGAAAAATCTTAATAAATTATCTATATAAGAACCTAATGTATCTCTTAGCAATGATTACCTTATAAATTAATTTTGTTGATTTTAAACTTTATCATAATAACCATGGTTCTTCAATCAGAAGCGCCTGGAAGTAGAGTAAAACTTAAATATTGTTATAAGTCATAAATACTTATATAATTTGTAGAAAAGTAATAAAATTGTATGAATGCAAATCAACCCCAAAACAATAATGACACCATAAAGAAAATCGGGATTTTTTGCTGGTCCATTGTAGGGCTCCTGCTTATCATTAGCCTGGTTGCTTATTTAATTTATCTCATAAAATTGGCCATAATTCCCTTGCTCATAGCTATAGCTGTGGCTTATCTGCTGACCCCTCTGGTATTGCTTCTGCAAAGGAAAATGAGAAAAATTTTTGCAGTTATTATCACCTATGTTTTGTTTTTGGGAATAATATTTAACATATTTTTCTTCCTAATACCCCTGGTAGTAGACCAGTTTAAAGTGTTTATGGACAATTTTCCTGCCTACCTGGCCAATTTGACCCAAATAATAAATGATTTTTTAACCGACAGTCCCTTTATACAAAATATTGAAAATTTTTTGGGTACTGAATTCATACCCCGGGATACCACTGCCATTACCCAATATTTCCTAAACCGTTTAGATTTAAGCCAGATAGACCTTTTGCAGCAAGCTACTGCTTTTACCAGAAATATAATCAATTGGGTGGTTAATTTTATCATAGGACCTATTTTAGGTTTCTATGTACTTAAAGATACTAATCGGCTTAGGAGCCTGTTTGTTAAAATTCTTCCGGTCAAATTCAGGCCCCAGGCAGTAGCCATACTGGATAAGATCAACATGGTAGCCGGCCGTTATATAAGGGGACAGATACTTATTTCCTTTATTGTAGGGTTCTTGTGCACCATAGCCCTGTTAATACTAAGAGTGGACTTTGCCATATTGCTGGGAGTAATAGCCGGCATCCTTAATTTGGTACCTTTTTTGGGTCCGGTATTGGGGGCCATACCGGCTGCCCTTACCGCCTTGCTAATATCCCCCTGGAAAGCCCTGCTGGTGGTGATATTATTTATAGTTATCCAGCAGATAGATAACTATTTCATTACCCCCAATATTATGAAATACCAGGTAAGAGTCCATCCAGCCATCATAATTGTATCCCTGATCGCCGGGGGTGCCCTTTTTGGGTTCTGGGGATTGTTGTTGGCAGTGCCTTTTGTAGCTATTGTACAGGAGATTCTCAAATACTATCTGATGGAAAAAAGAAATATAGCCCCTTAATAGGTGCTCTATCTAATTTACACCACTAATAAATGAATTCTTAACATCGGCATATACCTCTTTTAAGGCCCGGCCTGTCCTTTGGGCTAACTGTAAACAAGATTCATACTCGGGTTCTGCGGTGACTATTTTGCCTTCATTATAACCAATTTTTATATGGGCAGTACCATAGCTCAATTTTACTTCCTCTATTTTTCTCTGCAGGACATGCCGCCCTACCGGTATAGAACGTATGCCAAGGGTGGTGGTTTCAGAAAATATGGTGGATACCAGCTGTGGTTCCAAGCCGGCAGGAACCAATAGGCATAATTTATAGGCCGGCCTT
The Actinomycetota bacterium DNA segment above includes these coding regions:
- a CDS encoding AI-2E family transporter, with protein sequence MNANQPQNNNDTIKKIGIFCWSIVGLLLIISLVAYLIYLIKLAIIPLLIAIAVAYLLTPLVLLLQRKMRKIFAVIITYVLFLGIIFNIFFFLIPLVVDQFKVFMDNFPAYLANLTQIINDFLTDSPFIQNIENFLGTEFIPRDTTAITQYFLNRLDLSQIDLLQQATAFTRNIINWVVNFIIGPILGFYVLKDTNRLRSLFVKILPVKFRPQAVAILDKINMVAGRYIRGQILISFIVGFLCTIALLILRVDFAILLGVIAGILNLVPFLGPVLGAIPAALTALLISPWKALLVVILFIVIQQIDNYFITPNIMKYQVRVHPAIIIVSLIAGGALFGFWGLLLAVPFVAIVQEILKYYLMEKRNIAP
- the nuoB gene encoding NADH-quinone oxidoreductase subunit NuoB, whose amino-acid sequence is MKTAVKKNLNILVAGFGCCKHEIYAAKGPLYDVERFGATFVAYPEDADLLVIQGFINPQMQARILDYYKRMASPKWVALVGTCAIDGNILESNQHQPHSWADEIPIDIYVPGCPPRPEAFIYALLRLLDRQEQ